The Flavobacteriales bacterium genomic sequence TGGTGGTGAACTTCCACCACAGGGTTTACAACGATAGAGAATACCCGGGATACAAGGCTGCCTACCAACGTATCATCGAAACGGCGCTGAAACGGAACGCGGAGTTTGCACCGCTGATCCGGTTTTACGACCATTATGCTCCCAAACAATCAAATCAACCTTCGTGAAAATCTTCATCGACATAGGGCACCCGGCCCACGTGCATTATTTCAAGAACTTCATCTGGATCATGAAGGAGAAAGGGCACGAGGTGACCATATCAGCCAGGGATAAGGAAGTGGCGCTGACCCTGCTGGATTACTACGGCTTTTCTTATACGAACAGGGGGAAAGGGAAAACCGGTATCCGGGGCAAGCTTTCCTATATGCTGAAAGCCGACCGCTTCCTGATGAAAAAGGCGAAACACGAACATCTGGATGTGTTCCTGAGTTTTGCTTCGCCCTATGCCGCGCAGGTGGCATGGTTTTCTGGAAAACCGCATATCGCATTTGATGACACCGACCACAACATGTTCGGTCACATCATGTATGTGCCCTTCACCAAGGCCATCCTTACTCCCAAGGTATACCTGAAGAACCAGGGCTCCCGGCAAATTCGTTTCGACGGGTTCATGGAGTTGTGTTCCCTGCATCCCAAAAGATTCAAACCCAATCCGGAGGCAGCTGCAGAACTAGCCGAGCTGGGCAAAGACGGCAAATACATTGTGCTTCGGTTCGTGTCCTGGCAAGCCAGTCATGATATCGGGCTCACCGGCCTGTCACTCGAAGAAAAATACAGGCTGGTGCGGGAGCTGTCGAAGTATGCCCGGGTGGTTATCTCTTCCGAAGCGGCATTGCCCGATGACCTGAAAGGCTATGCATACAGCACCCATCCCGCATACATGCATGATGTGCTCAAAGGTGCTTCCCTGCTGGTCAGTGAGAGCCTCACCATGTCGGCGGAGGCTGTGTTCCTGGGTACGCCTTCATTGTGCATCAGCACCGCTCAGGCAGGTACCCTGGATGAAGAGGTTCGGCTGGGGCTGATTGAGATCTTCCGCAAAAGCGACGGCGTAATTGAAAGGGCGCTTGATATCGTGAAAGATGAAGATTACAAAAGGAAATTCGAACAGAAGTCGATCGATGTGATCAAGGACAAGATTGATGTAACCGCCTTCATGGTGTGGTTCGTTGAAAACTACCCGGAAAGCTTCAAGGTCATGAAACAGGATCCGGATTATCAAAACACATTCAAATAACCAATTAAACGCGTGTAATATTTCCTAGTGATCATGAAAATAACAGATACACCGGATCGGAAGAAGTGGGCGGATTTTGTTTTGGGACATCCGTCTGGAAATATTTTTCAAACGCCAGAACTGTACGATGTATTCAGGGCTACATCCGATAACCATGCCGAGGTGATCGCGCTCGTGGATGATAACGGCGACATTGCCGGGTTGATGGTCTATACCATCCTGATGGAGCCCGGTGTGAAAAAGTTCTTCTCCACCAGGTCCATCGTGACCGGCGGACCGCTGGTGAAAAACGATGACCTTGCCATTGCCCGCCAGTTGTTCACAGCCTATTGCAAGAAGATCAAAAAAGCAGGCGCCATCTATACCGAGGTTCGCAACCTGTTTGATATAAGTGCCCTGAACCAGGCTTTTCTCGACGCCGGGTTCTCTTATGTGGAACACCTCACCATACACAACGACCTGCAATTGTCTGAAGATGATATGCGAAAGACGCTGCACCGGGGAAGATACTCCAACATCAAACGGGCCATCAATAAAAACCTGGTGGTGCGACAGATTACTTCCAAAGAAGAAATTATGCGCGGTTACGAGATGATCGTGGATACCTACGAACGGGTCAACCTGCCTGCGCCTCATCCGGATTTGTTCCTGAATACTGCAGACTTTCTGAAAGAGAAGGCCCACCTCGTCGGATGCTTTATGGATGATAAGATGATCGGCTGCAGGGTGTACTTGATCTATAAAGACAGCATGTACGACTGGTACGCGGCAATCGATAGGGAGTATTCCAAATACCAGCCCAGCGACATCACTCCCTGGAAGATGATGTTGTGGGGGAAGGAGCAGGGTATCAAGATTTATGACTTCGCCGGTGCCGGCAAACCGGATAAGGAATATGCCGTCAGGACGTACAAACTGAAGTTCGGTGGGAAATTGCTGAGTTTCGGAAGGTACATGAAGGTTCACAAACCCCTGTTGTTCCAGGTGGGTAAAGCTGGAATGAAATTATATAAATATATTCGTTGATTCTGTGCGAATCCTGATCGACATAGGCCACCCTGCCCACGTGCATTACTTCAAGCATTTTATCTGGCTGATGCAGATGAAAGGACACGTGTTTTGCCTGATATCAAGAGATAAAGAGGTTGCGTTCAAACTGCTTGACTACTACAAATTGCCCTATCTCAACCGTGGAAAAGGTAAGGATGGATTGATAGGCAAGATGATGTATATGTTGCAGGCGGATTGGTTCGTTTGGCGAAAAGCCATGAAGTTCAAACCCGACATGTTTATCAGCGCCGGCTCCATGTATGCGGCTCATGTGGCCTGGTTGATGCGCAAACCCCACATCGCCCTGGATGATACTGACCATAACAAAATGCAGCACATGCTGTATGTTCCATTCACCAAAGCCATCCTGACCCCGAAGGTGTTCCAGCAGGACTTCGGAAAAAAACACATACGTTTCGATGGTTTTCTTGAACTAGGTGCCTTGCACCCCAACAGGTTCAAACCTGCAGAACAACTGCCGGAAGGTTTTGCGCCAGGTGAACGGTATGTGATCCTGCGCTTCGTTTCCTGGACCGCAAGTCATGATATAGGATTGAAAGGGCTTTCAGAACAAGATAAATACAACCTTGTCCGGGAATTATCGAAATATGCCCGCATAATCATATCTTCGGAAAGTGCTTTGCCGGACGACCTGAAAGAATATGCATTCAGGGTGCACCCCGCCATGATGCATGACGTGTTGCACAATGCCAGCCTGCTTGTGAGTGAAAGCCTGACCATGGCTGCGGAAGCTGCCTTCCTGGGTACACCTTCGCTGTGCATCAGTACTGCGCAGGCCGGAACATTGGATGAAGAGGTGAGACTGGGCCTGATTGAATTGTTCAGGGAAAGTGCCGGACTGGTTGAGCGAGCGGTGGAGTTGGTGAAACAGCCTTCGTACAAGGAGGCTTTCGCCGAAAAGACAAGAAGTATTTTGAAACAAAAAACCGATTTGACCGATTGGATGGTCAATTTCGTGGAAAACTATCCGGCCAGCATGCACGATGCGCAATTGCTCCCGGACCAAACATTAAAGGAAAAGAAGTTTGCTTAAGTTTTATCTTAGCGTCCATTTGTAGCCACGTTTTATGGCAAGAGATTTTACATTAATATCATATGAACATTTGTTGGTTGCCCTTCAGCAGAAAGGCTACCGCTTTGTTACGTTCGAGGAATTCCTGACCACATCACCGGAAGGTAAGATCGTCATCATGCGCCATGATGTGGACGATAAGCCCCTCAATTCTCAACATACCGCTGAGATCGAACACAAACTGGGGATCCGGGGGGTATACTATTTCCGGATTGTTCGCCAGAGCAATGATCCCGCAGTGATTCGTGCCATTGCCGAGATGGGGCATGAGATCGGATACCATTACGAGGATCTTGCACTGGCCCGTGGGGATTTCAAAAAAGCCATGGAGAATTTCGAAAAGAACCTCAAGTATTTTAGGGAGTTCTATCCCGTGCGTACCATCTGTATGCATGGTAGCCCCACCAGTAAATGGGACAACAGGAAGGTCTGGGAGAAATACAAGTACAAGGATTTCGATATCATCGGTGAACCTTATCTCGACCTGAACTTCAATTCATTTTGCTACCTGACGGATACCGGCCGGAAATGGAACGGCGACCAGGTGAGCATACGGGATAAGGTCCACTCACCGCATCAGTTCAATTTCAGAAAGACAAAGGATATCATTAAGAATATAGATGCATTGCCGGAACAGGTCATGATTACCGTTCATCCCCAAAGATGGAACGACCCTATGGTGCCATGGGTGACGGAGTTGGTATACCAGAATGCCAAGAACCTGGTGAAATGGTTGATCATACGGTGAGTACATCCTTTAAAGCAATGTACAAAACGATGGATAGCATATGTGTGGGATAGCCGGTATAGTGAACTTTTCGTCGGAAGCTGTTGATCCGGCAGCGATACAAGACATGATGAACCGGATCAAGCATCGCGGTCCGGATGATGAAGGTATGTTCCTTCGCGATCACGTGGGAATCGGACATGTGCGGCTCAGCATTATCGACCTTTCTTCCGCCGGGCACCAACCGATGTTCAGCAACGACGACCGTTATGCCATCGTGTTCAATGGCGAGATCTACAATTATGTGGAACTCCGCGAAGAGTTGAAGGACGGGTACAGCTTCAGATCCAAAACCGATACGGAAGTATTACTGGCTGCTTACATCAAATGGGGTGAGCAATGCCTGCCGCGTCTGAACGGTGATTTTGCATTTGCCATCTACGATACCCGGGAGAAAACACTCTTCGGAGCCAGGGATCGTTTTGGAATCAAGCCGTTTTATATCTACCGGAATGAACAAAGGTTCGTGTTCGCATCCGAGATCAAGTCGGTGTTGCCCCTGGTAGACCAACTGACCCCCAACGAGAAGTCGCTCTACGAATACCTGGTTTATAACCGCACGGATCAGTCGGACGAGACCTTCTTCGATTCCGTTCACAAACTTCACCACGGCCACTGCTTTACCATTCGCAACGGCAAGGTGGATATCCGAAAGTGGTACGATCTCAAAGAACAGGTACGCTACCCGTCGCCCATGACACCCGGGCAATACAGGGAAGAATTCAGGAAATCCGTTGGGTTGCGACTGAGGAGCGATGTACCGGTGGGAGTTTGTCTCAGTGGCGGCATCGATTCATCAGCTGTTACCTCCGTGTTGTATCACGATTTCAACCTGAAGGAAGTCAAAACGTTTTCAGCTGTTTTCGAAAAGGGTTCCTGGGCGGATGAAAGTCCGTTCATCAACGCCTTCCAGGCTGAGTTGAACAACATGTTCTACATACAGCCCACGGCTGAAACGTTTTATGATGAGTTCAAGGGTTTCGTAACCGCGCAATGTGAACCCATTCCGGGCGTGAGCCCCTACTCGCAATACAAGGTGATGCAGCTGGCCAGCCAGAACGTGTCGGTCACACTCGATGGGCAAGGGGCTGATGAGATGCTGGGCGGATACAACTACTTTTACGGGGGGTATTTCAAGGAACTGCTTCGCAGCCTGAAATGGATCACGCTTTGCCGGGAACTGATCGGTTATGGCAAACGCAACCCTTCCAAAGATGCCTATGCGTATTTTCTGTTTTACCTGTTGCCGCAGGGCCTGAAGAAGTACGCAGGTCGCAAGACGTATGGAAGCATCTCTACCGAATTCTATGAAAAATACAAGAACGTTTCAACCATCTCCAGTGACCTGTATGATCCCCGGACATTGCATGATTCGTTCCTGCAACATTTTGAACATAAACTGGAGCATTTGCTGAAATGGGACGATCTGAATTCGATGCGGTTTTCCATCGAATCCAGGGTGCCGTTCCTTGACCACAACCTCGTTGAGAAGACGTTATCACTGCCGCCCGACCTCGTGTTGAAAAACGGTGTGAGCAAATACATCATGCGTGAATCCGTGCGGGATATTTTACCGGCTGCCATTTACAACCGCAGGGATAAGAAGGGTTTTACCACCCCGTCTGATGAATGGTTCAGGTCGAAGGCTTTCCAGGCCTACATTCAGGATATGCTCCATTCCGCCGCTTTCAAACAGAGGGGATATTTCAATGTGGAAGATTGCCAGAAAAAGTACCAGGCGCACATTGAAGGCAAAGGCAATTTCTCCAAAGACATTTGGAAGTGGATTAACCTGGAAGAATGGTTCCGGATATTCATTAACCGTTGAGATAGTTATTTCCCATGATTTTCAATTCTTTTATTTTTTTCGTTTTCCTGGGCGTAGTCCTGCCCGTATTTTATTTACTGCCCAACAAAACAAGCAAGAACGTATTCCTGCTCATCGCCAGTTATTTCTTTTATGGTTACTGGGATTGGCGGTTTTGTTCGCTGCTCGCTTTTACAACGCTGGTGGATTACTTCATCGGCAATGCTATTCATAGGACGGAAGGGGAGGCGAAGCGGAAACGACTCCTGATCGTTAGCCTGGTGGTGAACCTGGGTATCCTTGGGTTCTTCAAGTATTTCAATTTCTTTATTGATAACATCCGGGATGTATCAGCGGGATTGGGGTTCAAACTCGACTTCATTCACATGAACATCATCCTGCCCGTGGGGCTTTCATTTTACGTGTTCCATAACCTTTCGTACATCATAGATATTTATCGTCGTAAGATCGAACCTTCGCAGAACATCATCGACTTCGGTTTGTTCGTAACGTTTTTTCCTCAATTGGTGGCCGGTCCCATCGGTCGGGCAAGTGCATTGTTGCCTCAATTGTCACGCAACCTGAAGCCCACACGCGCACAGGTGTATGAAGCCATCCCGTTGATCGTGTCGGGTTTGTTCAGGAAAGTGATGATAGGCGATACAACCGGCCGGTTCGTAGATCACATTTTCGAAAACATGGAAGCCTACAAAGGCATTGAACTGCTGAGTGCCCTTGTCTTGTTCTCCATCCAGATCTATGCCGACTTCTCCGGGTATACCATGGTGGCCCGGGGCACGTCGAAACTCTTTGGCGTGGAGTTGATGAAAAACTTCGAACAACCCTATTTGTCACATAACATCACCGAATTCTGGAGGCGCTGGCATATTTCGCTTTCTTCATGGCTACGCGACTACCTGTACATCTCGCTGGGCGGTAATCGCAAAGGTCAGACCCGCACATACGTGAATCTCATGTTGACCATGTTGTTGGGCGGACTGTGGCATGGTGCCAGTTGGAACTTTGTGATCTGGGGCGGACTTCACGGTCTGTACCTGGCGGTGCATAAGATGTATTCAAAAGGGAGATCCATTCAGGCGGAGAATGTATGGCCCGTTTCATTCCGTTCCGCGCTGAGTATGGCAGGAACATATGTGTTGGTGCTGTTCACGTGGTTGTTCTTCAGATCCACATCCTGGGAAACAACGCGCATCTTCTTCTCCAAGATGTGGCATTGGGAAACAAGCGAATATACCGGTTGGTTTGTGTTGACCACACTCACTTACCTGGTACTGATCGTGGCCATGGACCTGGTGTTGTATGCCACGCGGAAGGAAACGGAGTTGGACAGGATATTGTCGGTGCCGCTCCGGTATGGTGTAATGGCCGGAACGTTTTTCTTTACAATGATGTATCTCTACCAGTCGAAACCGATGCCGTTCATTTACTTTAAATTTTAAGCGGTACCAGGAGAAATGAAAAAAATCAAATCCATATTGCTGTTCGGAATCGGCTTCGGTATTGTTTGTTTGACGTTCGGACTGATCCTGAAATTCGGTGGAATTATGTCGCCCATCCTTATGATTGATCAGGAAAACGGCGAACGGTACATGCCGGATAAAATGTGCTGTTCCATCTTTAACTATGAGGGATTCGGGCTGGCCAGGACCAATGAAGACGGTTGGTTCGGACCTGCTTTTCATGATAATGGCGAAAATGATGTGTCACTTGCGGTGCTGGGAAATAGCTTCATTGCGGCACGACAGGTGTTTTACCGACATAATTTTCTTTCGCTCTCCGAAGCCATACTGCAGGGAGAAAGGCGGAATGTGCATCTCTTCAATTTCGGCAAGGAAACCATGCCGCTCAGGGAAGCATTATATATCAAGGAAGAACTGGAACAAAAATATCACCCGGATTATTTTGTGGTTTTCATTAACGAAAGAAGCCTGGGCAACGAAGGCCGCTACATTCCTTTTTATGAGCTTACCGGCGATTCCCTCACCTTGAACACGGACTTTCAGCATAAACCCTTTGTAAAGAACTATTCCAAGCTGGAGTTTCTGACAAGTTCGTCACTCGTGTTTCTGACTTATCGGGCAAAGAATCGCATTCCAGAGTTCAAGGAAATCGTTTTGGATAAATTCTACCCATCGGAAAATGAAGCAGAAGCGGATGCGAAGATCGACAGGGAAGTAGATGAGGTGGATGCCGCCGTGATCCGTAAATTTGCTTCGGATAAAAGGGTGATCTTCCTGCTGGATATCAATGAAAAGCGAAAGGAACAGATCCGGTCCCTGGTGAATGGCGCACCCATCATTGATGTGAAAACCGCGTTGAAAGAATTGGAAAATCAGGGTGTGGATCCGTATTTCTGGCAAGTGAGCAATGAGAGAGGGCACTGGAACCATGCTGCCCATCGGGTGATTGCAAACACATTTGTGGCACAGCTGAAGGCGATTCTGGATAAAGAAAAATCATGAGCATTTACAACAAGGTCAGAAGGGCGGTAGCCAAAAGAATCGTGAACAGGAAGCTTCCGTTGAACCTGTCTGAGGCTATTGTGACCTTTACGTTTGATGATGTGCCTGATTCCGGTATGGAAGAAGGCATGCGTATCCTCAATACATTTGGCTACAAGGGGACTTATTACGTGGCCCTGAGTTTTTACGATCACAACCGGACCGACGGAATGCAGTTCAACCCGAAATACCTGAAACAAGTGGTGGATGGAGGAGGAGAGCTGGCGTGCCACACATACAATCACATCCATTTTTATCAATCTGGCAAAGCGCAAATCAGGGAAGATCTGGATAAAAACCGCCAACGGATGCAGGAATGCATCGAGGGTCTGTCCTTTACCAATTTCTCCTACCCATACGGAGAGCAAACCATCACAGCCAAACAAGCGGTGAAGAACCGGTTTAAAACCGCAAGGGGGGTGAACAGCGGAATCAATCACGGTGTGATAGACCTGATCAATCTCAGGGCCTATCAGTTGGGTGAGCAGATGCGTATGCAGGATGTGTACAACCTGATCGATGAAGCCATTCGACTCAAGGGATGGCTGATTTTTTTTACCCATGATGTGGAAAATAAACCTTCCATTTACGGATGTACCCCGGCCATGTTGGAGGGAGCTGCAGCCTATTGCAAAGAAAAGCAGGTAAAGGTGCTGACCATGGATCAAGCAGCAAATGCCATCGGTGCCCGCTAGGGAGTTCTCAACAAACCCTTGTTGTTTTTAGTTCAACTTAGAAACCCGGCGTTTAAGACGGTGGTCATGCCTGCCTGCCATGACAC encodes the following:
- a CDS encoding DUF354 domain-containing protein → MKIFIDIGHPAHVHYFKNFIWIMKEKGHEVTISARDKEVALTLLDYYGFSYTNRGKGKTGIRGKLSYMLKADRFLMKKAKHEHLDVFLSFASPYAAQVAWFSGKPHIAFDDTDHNMFGHIMYVPFTKAILTPKVYLKNQGSRQIRFDGFMELCSLHPKRFKPNPEAAAELAELGKDGKYIVLRFVSWQASHDIGLTGLSLEEKYRLVRELSKYARVVISSEAALPDDLKGYAYSTHPAYMHDVLKGASLLVSESLTMSAEAVFLGTPSLCISTAQAGTLDEEVRLGLIEIFRKSDGVIERALDIVKDEDYKRKFEQKSIDVIKDKIDVTAFMVWFVENYPESFKVMKQDPDYQNTFK
- a CDS encoding peptidoglycan bridge formation glycyltransferase FemA/FemB family protein — protein: MKITDTPDRKKWADFVLGHPSGNIFQTPELYDVFRATSDNHAEVIALVDDNGDIAGLMVYTILMEPGVKKFFSTRSIVTGGPLVKNDDLAIARQLFTAYCKKIKKAGAIYTEVRNLFDISALNQAFLDAGFSYVEHLTIHNDLQLSEDDMRKTLHRGRYSNIKRAINKNLVVRQITSKEEIMRGYEMIVDTYERVNLPAPHPDLFLNTADFLKEKAHLVGCFMDDKMIGCRVYLIYKDSMYDWYAAIDREYSKYQPSDITPWKMMLWGKEQGIKIYDFAGAGKPDKEYAVRTYKLKFGGKLLSFGRYMKVHKPLLFQVGKAGMKLYKYIR
- a CDS encoding DUF354 domain-containing protein — protein: MRILIDIGHPAHVHYFKHFIWLMQMKGHVFCLISRDKEVAFKLLDYYKLPYLNRGKGKDGLIGKMMYMLQADWFVWRKAMKFKPDMFISAGSMYAAHVAWLMRKPHIALDDTDHNKMQHMLYVPFTKAILTPKVFQQDFGKKHIRFDGFLELGALHPNRFKPAEQLPEGFAPGERYVILRFVSWTASHDIGLKGLSEQDKYNLVRELSKYARIIISSESALPDDLKEYAFRVHPAMMHDVLHNASLLVSESLTMAAEAAFLGTPSLCISTAQAGTLDEEVRLGLIELFRESAGLVERAVELVKQPSYKEAFAEKTRSILKQKTDLTDWMVNFVENYPASMHDAQLLPDQTLKEKKFA
- the asnB gene encoding asparagine synthase (glutamine-hydrolyzing), encoding MCGIAGIVNFSSEAVDPAAIQDMMNRIKHRGPDDEGMFLRDHVGIGHVRLSIIDLSSAGHQPMFSNDDRYAIVFNGEIYNYVELREELKDGYSFRSKTDTEVLLAAYIKWGEQCLPRLNGDFAFAIYDTREKTLFGARDRFGIKPFYIYRNEQRFVFASEIKSVLPLVDQLTPNEKSLYEYLVYNRTDQSDETFFDSVHKLHHGHCFTIRNGKVDIRKWYDLKEQVRYPSPMTPGQYREEFRKSVGLRLRSDVPVGVCLSGGIDSSAVTSVLYHDFNLKEVKTFSAVFEKGSWADESPFINAFQAELNNMFYIQPTAETFYDEFKGFVTAQCEPIPGVSPYSQYKVMQLASQNVSVTLDGQGADEMLGGYNYFYGGYFKELLRSLKWITLCRELIGYGKRNPSKDAYAYFLFYLLPQGLKKYAGRKTYGSISTEFYEKYKNVSTISSDLYDPRTLHDSFLQHFEHKLEHLLKWDDLNSMRFSIESRVPFLDHNLVEKTLSLPPDLVLKNGVSKYIMRESVRDILPAAIYNRRDKKGFTTPSDEWFRSKAFQAYIQDMLHSAAFKQRGYFNVEDCQKKYQAHIEGKGNFSKDIWKWINLEEWFRIFINR
- a CDS encoding MBOAT family protein, coding for MIFNSFIFFVFLGVVLPVFYLLPNKTSKNVFLLIASYFFYGYWDWRFCSLLAFTTLVDYFIGNAIHRTEGEAKRKRLLIVSLVVNLGILGFFKYFNFFIDNIRDVSAGLGFKLDFIHMNIILPVGLSFYVFHNLSYIIDIYRRKIEPSQNIIDFGLFVTFFPQLVAGPIGRASALLPQLSRNLKPTRAQVYEAIPLIVSGLFRKVMIGDTTGRFVDHIFENMEAYKGIELLSALVLFSIQIYADFSGYTMVARGTSKLFGVELMKNFEQPYLSHNITEFWRRWHISLSSWLRDYLYISLGGNRKGQTRTYVNLMLTMLLGGLWHGASWNFVIWGGLHGLYLAVHKMYSKGRSIQAENVWPVSFRSALSMAGTYVLVLFTWLFFRSTSWETTRIFFSKMWHWETSEYTGWFVLTTLTYLVLIVAMDLVLYATRKETELDRILSVPLRYGVMAGTFFFTMMYLYQSKPMPFIYFKF
- a CDS encoding polysaccharide deacetylase family protein; amino-acid sequence: MSIYNKVRRAVAKRIVNRKLPLNLSEAIVTFTFDDVPDSGMEEGMRILNTFGYKGTYYVALSFYDHNRTDGMQFNPKYLKQVVDGGGELACHTYNHIHFYQSGKAQIREDLDKNRQRMQECIEGLSFTNFSYPYGEQTITAKQAVKNRFKTARGVNSGINHGVIDLINLRAYQLGEQMRMQDVYNLIDEAIRLKGWLIFFTHDVENKPSIYGCTPAMLEGAAAYCKEKQVKVLTMDQAANAIGAR